Proteins from one Desulfonema limicola genomic window:
- a CDS encoding fumarate hydratase yields MVEFKYQEMFPLGQDSTEYRLISKDHIKVKSFEGKEILFIEPEALTLLAEQAFKDIAHLLRPAHLKQVSAIFNDPEASDNDKLVALEMIKNAVIAAEMEFPMCQDTGTAIIMGKKGQQVWADFNEEQALSKGVFNAYVNTNLRYSQNAPLNMYDEKNTGSNLPAQIDLYAAKGDAYKFLFIAKGGGSANKTYFYQETKAVLNPDALVAFLTAKMKTLGTAACPPYHLAFVIGGTSAELNLKTVKLASAKYLDELPTQGNESGRAFRDIELEEKLLQISRDLGLGAQFGGKHFCLDVRVVRLPRHGASCPIGMGVSCSADRNIKAKITKDGIFLEKLETEPAKYLPEIKASETEAVHIDLNQPMDKIRAILTKYPVSTPLLLTGKIIVGRDIAHAKLKERLDQGQDLPQYVKDHIIYYAGPAKTPKGYASGSFGPTTAARMDPYVPIFQEKGGSMIMLAKGNRSKVVTDACKKFGGFYLGSIGGPAARLGKECITNVEILEYPELGMEAIFMITVKDFPAFILVDDKGNDFFDGLI; encoded by the coding sequence ATGGTAGAATTCAAGTATCAGGAAATGTTTCCTTTGGGACAAGATTCCACAGAATACCGCCTTATTTCAAAGGATCATATAAAGGTTAAATCCTTTGAAGGCAAAGAAATTTTATTTATTGAACCTGAAGCCCTGACCCTTTTGGCAGAGCAGGCATTTAAAGATATTGCTCATCTGCTCCGGCCGGCTCACCTTAAACAAGTATCAGCTATTTTTAATGATCCTGAAGCTTCAGATAATGATAAGCTGGTAGCACTTGAAATGATTAAAAATGCTGTTATTGCTGCTGAAATGGAATTTCCCATGTGCCAGGACACAGGAACAGCAATTATCATGGGAAAAAAAGGCCAGCAGGTATGGGCTGATTTCAATGAAGAACAGGCTTTGTCAAAAGGTGTTTTTAATGCCTATGTAAATACCAATCTGCGCTATTCACAAAATGCTCCTTTGAATATGTATGATGAAAAAAATACAGGCTCCAACCTTCCTGCACAGATAGACCTGTATGCAGCCAAAGGAGATGCGTATAAATTCCTGTTTATAGCCAAAGGCGGAGGGTCTGCAAATAAAACCTATTTTTACCAGGAAACAAAGGCTGTATTAAATCCTGATGCACTGGTTGCATTTTTAACTGCAAAAATGAAAACACTGGGAACTGCCGCCTGTCCTCCCTATCATCTGGCTTTTGTTATAGGCGGGACATCAGCAGAGCTTAACCTGAAAACAGTTAAACTTGCCAGTGCAAAATATCTTGATGAACTTCCAACCCAGGGCAATGAATCAGGCCGGGCTTTCAGGGATATTGAACTTGAAGAAAAATTATTGCAGATTTCCCGTGATCTTGGGCTGGGTGCCCAGTTTGGAGGAAAACATTTTTGCCTGGATGTCAGGGTAGTGCGTCTTCCCCGTCACGGTGCTTCATGTCCAATAGGAATGGGAGTAAGCTGCAGTGCTGACCGCAATATTAAAGCAAAGATAACCAAAGATGGTATTTTCCTTGAAAAACTGGAAACAGAACCAGCAAAATATCTGCCTGAAATTAAAGCCAGTGAAACCGAAGCTGTTCATATTGACCTTAATCAGCCTATGGATAAAATCAGGGCAATACTTACAAAATATCCAGTATCAACCCCCCTTCTGCTGACAGGCAAAATAATTGTAGGCCGTGATATTGCCCATGCTAAACTCAAAGAACGCCTGGATCAGGGACAGGATCTGCCCCAATATGTAAAAGATCATATTATATACTACGCAGGCCCTGCAAAAACCCCAAAAGGATATGCTTCAGGTTCTTTCGGCCCCACAACTGCAGCACGAATGGATCCTTATGTTCCAATATTCCAGGAAAAAGGCGGTTCTATGATAATGCTTGCAAAAGGTAACAGATCAAAGGTTGTTACTGATGCCTGCAAGAAATTTGGCGGATTTTATCTGGGTTCCATTGGAGGCCCGGCTGCACGTCTGGGCAAGGAATGTATTACAAATGTTGAAATTCTTGAATATCCTGAACTTGGAATGGAAGCCATTTTCATGATTACAGTGAAGGATTTTCCTGCGTTTATCCTGGTGGACGACAAGGGAAATGATTTTTTTGACGGGCTTATTTAA
- a CDS encoding AAA family ATPase, with translation MRIIKLYVLNCGIFSKILIDFTQKNQPQELICLSGVNGSGKTTIMDLIIALASFLNPQISIQNIFFDRLKPNILTRTEFAQLDILIDNKILSLVLGDEKYIQYNNDYPQAFMIVNNDIKSIIKQFEDIIVKKPVDKQDKRSIEIEELKDLKGFLTNNDSIIQKIIKKNLNLFDNLLKNLEKNIYKELDLNTRCKLPHFYLFNSHDREILDIRYSSIPKDDSRYKIVYKYNPHNDDLKKLLIFYDYAYPKEYNALIKWINTNVLIGKKIERIDRPNFRVIIKTNQGQEHVLELLSSGEESLLIIAIQLYLKASLNSVIMIDEVDQSLHPEFQEKIMEIIIKIQKEKKCQIIISSHSVNIWRAFKDEAIIRLTEVVK, from the coding sequence ATGAGAATTATAAAATTGTATGTTTTAAATTGTGGAATTTTTTCAAAAATATTGATTGATTTTACACAAAAAAATCAGCCGCAAGAATTAATATGTTTATCAGGTGTTAATGGGTCTGGAAAGACAACAATTATGGATTTGATAATTGCTTTAGCATCTTTTTTAAATCCTCAAATTTCAATACAAAATATTTTTTTTGATAGATTAAAACCTAATATATTAACCAGAACTGAATTTGCACAGCTTGATATTTTAATAGATAATAAAATATTATCATTAGTACTTGGTGATGAAAAATATATTCAGTATAACAACGATTATCCTCAAGCTTTCATGATAGTTAATAATGATATAAAGTCAATTATTAAACAATTCGAAGATATTATAGTAAAGAAACCTGTTGATAAACAAGATAAGCGCAGTATTGAAATTGAAGAACTTAAAGATTTAAAAGGCTTCCTAACCAATAACGATTCAATAATACAAAAAATTATTAAAAAAAATTTGAATCTATTTGATAACCTTTTAAAAAATCTTGAAAAAAATATATATAAAGAATTAGATTTGAATACACGTTGTAAACTGCCCCACTTTTATCTGTTCAATTCACATGATAGGGAAATATTAGATATTCGTTATAGCTCTATTCCAAAAGATGATTCCAGATATAAGATTGTATATAAATACAATCCTCATAATGATGATTTAAAAAAATTGTTAATTTTCTATGATTATGCCTATCCCAAAGAATATAATGCTCTAATTAAATGGATAAATACAAATGTACTCATTGGTAAAAAAATTGAGAGGATAGATAGACCAAACTTTAGAGTAATAATCAAAACAAATCAAGGTCAAGAGCATGTTTTAGAGTTACTCAGCTCAGGAGAAGAAAGTCTGCTTATAATAGCAATCCAGTTATATTTAAAAGCTTCACTAAATTCGGTGATAATGATTGATGAAGTTGATCAAAGTTTGCATCCTGAATTTCAGGAAAAAATCATGGAAATTATAATTAAAATACAAAAGGAAAAAAAATGTCAAATAATAATATCATCTCATTCTGTTAATATCTGGAGGGCTTTTAAAGACGAAGCTATTATTAGATTAACTGAGGTAGTAAAATGA
- a CDS encoding DUF4435 domain-containing protein — MTINFTSISGGKFSFIDNQDIRHAIDMAGRKKIVFLEGYDDQVIFEILFSEKLNQVAFIDTSIVGRSSGGCEKVKKYLENIYIYLSENRFFGIIDRDFKTDNEVNTEVNDPKYNNKLYIFRERYTLENYFIEGHILLGYIKGKSMKNKRLYTILTINIINIINNIMENLITISAGNRTLLDYRKAFLDRNTPCDEKIVIKKILSNLDIKKFQVERRTAVIRWYKYYRNNIQNDRSHIHKYISGKYFFYHFNNTIKELTNQTTGKQINIDIDNAKDNLAHRLKDGGLPTEFHNVISFLGL, encoded by the coding sequence ATGACGATCAATTTTACGTCTATAAGCGGTGGCAAATTTTCATTTATTGACAATCAAGATATAAGACACGCTATTGACATGGCTGGAAGGAAAAAAATTGTATTTTTAGAAGGATACGATGATCAAGTTATTTTTGAAATATTATTCAGCGAAAAACTTAATCAAGTTGCTTTCATTGATACAAGTATCGTAGGTAGATCAAGCGGCGGATGTGAGAAAGTCAAAAAGTATTTGGAAAATATATATATTTATCTCAGTGAAAACAGATTTTTTGGTATAATTGACAGAGATTTTAAAACTGATAACGAAGTAAATACAGAAGTAAATGACCCAAAGTATAATAATAAGCTTTACATATTTAGAGAACGTTATACTTTAGAAAACTATTTCATTGAAGGGCATATTTTGTTAGGATATATTAAAGGAAAATCTATGAAAAATAAAAGATTATATACTATCTTAACAATAAATATAATAAACATTATAAATAATATAATGGAAAATTTGATCACTATATCGGCAGGAAATCGAACATTACTTGATTATAGAAAAGCGTTTTTAGACAGAAATACGCCTTGCGATGAAAAAATTGTAATAAAAAAAATTCTTTCAAATCTTGATATTAAAAAATTTCAAGTTGAGAGACGAACAGCAGTTATAAGATGGTACAAATACTATCGGAATAATATACAAAACGACCGATCTCATATCCATAAATATATTAGCGGCAAGTATTTTTTCTACCATTTCAACAACACAATAAAAGAATTGACTAATCAAACCACTGGCAAACAGATAAATATTGATATTGATAATGCAAAAGATAATTTAGCTCATCGTCTCAAGGACGGTGGACTCCCTACTGAATTTCATAATGTTATAAGCTTTTTAGGTCTTTGA
- a CDS encoding thermonuclease family protein, producing MLNKIFKYSFIMVLIAGCLMVSAQTRAETVKYVIDGDTIILQDKRHVRYIGINAPEIAHKDKKGQPFGQESKKFNNKLVGNNSIILEFDQIQKDQYGRTLAYVFLKNNTFVNGEIIKQGLGFCLYDKQNNHYFDKLLSLQQKAMSREIGIWSRIKKIKGRVVGSSKSLRFHKPECKLGKRISKKNQVWFNSQWEAFEKGYSPGKKCLGNN from the coding sequence ATGCTCAATAAAATCTTTAAGTATTCATTTATCATGGTTCTTATTGCTGGCTGTCTAATGGTTTCTGCTCAAACCAGGGCAGAGACAGTAAAATATGTAATTGACGGTGATACAATTATATTGCAGGATAAGCGTCATGTCCGGTATATTGGAATAAATGCTCCTGAAATTGCTCATAAGGATAAAAAAGGCCAGCCTTTTGGACAAGAATCAAAAAAATTTAATAATAAACTTGTCGGCAATAACAGCATAATCCTGGAATTTGATCAGATTCAAAAGGATCAATATGGCAGAACCCTTGCTTATGTTTTTCTTAAAAACAACACTTTTGTTAATGGAGAGATAATAAAACAGGGACTTGGGTTTTGCCTGTATGATAAACAGAATAACCACTATTTTGACAAATTATTAAGTCTTCAGCAAAAAGCAATGAGCCGGGAAATCGGCATATGGAGCAGGATAAAGAAAATCAAAGGCAGGGTTGTGGGAAGCAGTAAATCCCTGCGGTTTCACAAGCCTGAATGCAAATTAGGCAAAAGGATTTCTAAAAAAAACCAGGTATGGTTTAATTCCCAGTGGGAAGCATTTGAAAAAGGTTATTCACCTGGAAAAAAATGCCTGGGCAATAATTAA
- a CDS encoding HDIG domain-containing metalloprotein, which translates to MKIPTKEECYQFIHEMKTLDHIAAHSFQVCRVALAVTDLLKDSPAGVRVLLNRELVMASAMLHDITKTRSLKTRERHAETGAKYLHEKGFPEVADIVRQHVSLDNFSETSPVNEIEIVNYADKRVLHDKIATLEDRMNYIMERYGTSPEYIQRLHRIWEIAIAQENKIFKNISFPPDLLVQYLVPGQAASEFNAYKKWVLYNSSINAQ; encoded by the coding sequence ATGAAAATCCCGACAAAAGAAGAGTGCTATCAATTTATACATGAAATGAAAACCCTTGACCATATTGCAGCCCATTCCTTTCAGGTATGCAGGGTTGCACTGGCTGTTACAGATTTGCTGAAAGACAGTCCGGCCGGAGTCAGGGTTTTACTAAACAGGGAACTGGTAATGGCATCAGCCATGCTTCATGATATTACCAAAACCAGGAGTCTTAAAACCAGGGAGCGTCATGCTGAAACCGGTGCAAAATATCTTCATGAAAAAGGATTTCCTGAAGTAGCGGATATTGTGCGCCAGCATGTAAGCCTGGATAATTTTTCTGAAACCAGCCCTGTTAATGAAATTGAAATTGTTAATTATGCAGATAAAAGGGTGCTTCATGATAAAATAGCAACGCTTGAAGATCGTATGAATTATATTATGGAACGATACGGCACAAGCCCTGAATATATACAAAGACTGCACAGGATATGGGAAATTGCAATTGCGCAGGAAAACAAGATTTTTAAAAATATTTCTTTTCCCCCGGATCTGCTTGTCCAATACCTGGTTCCTGGACAGGCTGCATCTGAATTCAATGCCTATAAAAAATGGGTTTTGTATAATTCCAGTATAAATGCTCAATAA
- a CDS encoding PFL family protein, with the protein MFTDREILSTLEMLQNEHLDVRTVTLGINLFDCVSHDPERFMENIQKKITGLSQNLVSMCNQVGDKYGIPVVNKRISISPVAAVGAPFSSEKLVDVAKTLNHIAKQVNVDFIGGFSALVEKGIAKGDRALIEAIPRAMAETDRVCASVNVASSKAGINVDAVLLMGKIIKQAAALTADRDGLACAKLCVFANIPQDVPFMAGAYLGIGEPDAVINVGVSGPGVVKKAIDRALEASPDMSLGNISELIKRTAYKVTRVGELIGREVAENLNIRFGVVDLSLAPTPNVGDSVGEIFQSLGLLSIGVPGTTAALALLNDAVKKGGAFASSHVGGMSGAFIPVSEDLNISQAAENGHLSIEKLEAITSVCSVGLDMVAIPGDTSEDTLAAIMADEMAIGVINKKTTATRLIPVPGKKAGDRAFFGGLLGESVIMPVNNAKGSNLFLRHGGQIPAPIQSLTN; encoded by the coding sequence ATGTTCACTGACAGAGAAATTCTATCAACCCTTGAGATGCTTCAAAATGAGCATCTTGATGTTCGCACTGTAACCCTTGGGATTAATCTTTTTGATTGTGTCAGCCATGATCCTGAAAGATTTATGGAAAATATACAAAAGAAAATAACAGGGCTTTCCCAAAATCTTGTATCCATGTGCAACCAGGTAGGAGATAAATATGGTATTCCAGTTGTAAACAAACGTATTTCCATAAGTCCTGTTGCAGCAGTTGGGGCTCCATTTTCTTCTGAAAAACTTGTTGATGTTGCAAAAACATTAAATCATATAGCAAAACAGGTTAATGTTGATTTTATAGGCGGTTTTTCAGCTTTGGTTGAAAAAGGAATTGCAAAAGGGGACAGGGCGCTTATAGAGGCTATTCCCAGAGCTATGGCTGAAACAGACAGGGTTTGTGCTTCTGTAAATGTTGCTTCATCCAAAGCAGGGATTAATGTTGATGCTGTTTTGCTGATGGGAAAAATAATAAAGCAGGCTGCTGCATTAACTGCTGACCGTGACGGCCTGGCCTGTGCCAAACTCTGTGTTTTTGCCAATATTCCTCAGGATGTCCCGTTTATGGCTGGAGCTTATCTGGGTATTGGAGAACCTGATGCAGTGATTAATGTTGGAGTCAGCGGCCCTGGTGTAGTAAAAAAAGCCATTGACCGTGCCCTTGAAGCCAGCCCTGACATGTCCCTCGGCAATATCTCTGAGCTTATAAAACGGACTGCATACAAGGTAACCCGGGTAGGCGAGCTTATAGGCCGGGAAGTGGCTGAAAATCTGAATATTCGTTTTGGAGTAGTAGATCTTTCCCTTGCTCCTACGCCTAATGTCGGCGACAGTGTTGGAGAAATCTTCCAGAGCCTCGGACTTTTAAGCATAGGTGTTCCTGGAACTACTGCTGCTCTTGCCCTGCTTAATGATGCTGTTAAAAAAGGAGGGGCATTTGCAAGCTCCCATGTTGGAGGCATGAGCGGAGCATTTATTCCGGTCAGTGAAGACCTTAATATTTCCCAGGCTGCTGAAAACGGGCATCTTTCCATTGAAAAGCTGGAGGCTATTACCAGTGTATGTTCTGTGGGTCTTGATATGGTAGCCATACCCGGCGATACCTCAGAAGATACCCTGGCTGCCATAATGGCAGATGAAATGGCTATTGGTGTTATTAATAAAAAAACAACTGCAACAAGGCTGATTCCAGTTCCTGGCAAAAAAGCAGGCGACAGGGCTTTTTTTGGGGGGCTTTTGGGTGAATCGGTTATCATGCCTGTAAATAACGCAAAAGGCAGCAACCTTTTTTTACGTCATGGGGGGCAGATACCTGCTCCTATCCAAAGCCTTACAAATTAA
- a CDS encoding NFACT RNA binding domain-containing protein translates to MKKQFTGDQPRLYEYELAGGWQVLAGKTDEDNDRLSIKLARPDDWWFHIRGMPGSHVVLRAKSDENPDKDTIKQAAAIAAYHSKAKNGGVSAVSCTQARYVTKPRGARPGSVHIRKESIIKVRPGLPVTAGN, encoded by the coding sequence ATGAAGAAACAGTTTACAGGGGATCAGCCCCGTTTATATGAGTATGAACTTGCCGGAGGATGGCAGGTGCTTGCAGGCAAAACTGATGAGGATAATGACAGGTTAAGCATAAAACTTGCAAGGCCTGATGACTGGTGGTTTCACATCAGGGGAATGCCTGGAAGCCATGTTGTTCTCAGGGCAAAATCTGATGAAAATCCTGATAAGGATACCATTAAACAGGCTGCTGCCATTGCTGCATATCACAGCAAGGCAAAAAACGGCGGTGTTTCTGCTGTTTCATGTACCCAGGCCAGATACGTTACAAAGCCCCGCGGAGCCAGACCTGGAAGTGTGCATATTAGAAAAGAAAGTATAATCAAGGTAAGGCCCGGGCTTCCTGTAACAGCAGGGAATTGA
- the yjgA gene encoding ribosome biogenesis factor YjgA gives MKKKIQAEKSDKIEQTSKSKSQIKREMHSLQALGERLTELSKEQLKDIEMPQELYESVLFAKSLTKHGAKRRQMQHIGKLMREIDPEAIQNVFDDIDQGRQADVFLFKQAESWRDGIIAGNENILEQIENRFKDSDHKKLRQAAGNAVKEAAQGIYGKSSRLLFRCIMELLKTEARSLESRSC, from the coding sequence ATGAAAAAAAAAATTCAAGCTGAAAAATCAGACAAGATTGAACAAACCTCCAAAAGTAAATCCCAGATTAAACGGGAAATGCACTCTCTCCAGGCTCTTGGTGAAAGATTAACAGAACTTTCTAAGGAACAGTTAAAAGATATTGAGATGCCGCAGGAATTGTATGAGTCTGTGTTATTTGCTAAATCACTGACAAAACACGGGGCAAAGCGCCGCCAGATGCAGCATATTGGAAAACTTATGCGGGAAATTGATCCTGAAGCAATTCAAAATGTTTTTGACGACATTGACCAGGGAAGGCAGGCTGATGTGTTTTTGTTTAAACAGGCAGAATCCTGGAGGGATGGGATTATAGCTGGAAACGAGAATATCCTGGAACAGATAGAAAACCGTTTTAAAGATTCAGATCATAAGAAACTCAGGCAGGCTGCTGGAAATGCTGTGAAAGAAGCAGCTCAGGGTATATACGGCAAATCTTCCAGATTATTGTTTCGCTGTATTATGGAGTTGTTAAAAACAGAAGCCCGAAGCCTGGAATCCAGGAGCTGTTAA
- a CDS encoding glycine cleavage system protein R, which yields MKKVVISVLGQDRPGIIAKVSSVLFRQECNIENVSQTILQSEFSGIFIVTIPLEISIEQLNKLLQQQTQPLGLHVYAKYLEESETPFKVHKSAPFVITTRGPDRKGLVASITEIIARHQVNVSNLKAVFKGGDDPDKNIMIYEVDIPESADQKELETELREKAEELGLQISIQHRKIFEAINRI from the coding sequence ATGAAAAAAGTTGTTATATCTGTTCTTGGACAGGACCGGCCTGGAATTATTGCAAAGGTCTCCAGTGTATTGTTCAGGCAGGAATGTAATATTGAAAATGTTAGCCAGACCATTTTACAGTCAGAGTTTTCAGGAATTTTTATTGTAACTATTCCTTTGGAAATAAGTATTGAGCAGTTGAATAAACTGCTTCAGCAGCAGACTCAGCCCCTTGGACTTCATGTTTATGCCAAATATCTTGAGGAATCGGAAACCCCTTTTAAAGTTCATAAAAGCGCCCCTTTTGTTATTACTACCAGGGGTCCTGATAGAAAAGGACTTGTTGCTTCAATAACAGAAATAATTGCCAGGCATCAGGTTAATGTCAGTAATTTAAAAGCTGTTTTTAAAGGAGGCGATGATCCTGATAAAAATATCATGATCTATGAGGTGGATATACCTGAATCAGCAGATCAAAAAGAACTTGAAACAGAACTCAGGGAAAAAGCAGAAGAGCTGGGGCTGCAAATAAGCATTCAGCACAGGAAAATATTTGAGGCTATTAACCGTATTTAA
- a CDS encoding NUDIX domain-containing protein has protein sequence MNSKYKNPLLTVDIIIEINDGIILIERKNPPCGWALPGGFVDYGESLETAAVREAKEETSLDITLLEQFHTYSSPDRDPRHHSVTTVYIAKASGIPKAEDDAKNIDIFKKESLPVSIAFDHAKIINDYFSYKKK, from the coding sequence ATGAACAGTAAATATAAAAATCCGCTGCTTACAGTGGATATTATTATTGAAATTAATGACGGAATAATACTTATTGAAAGAAAAAATCCACCCTGTGGCTGGGCCTTGCCAGGGGGTTTTGTGGATTATGGCGAATCTCTGGAAACTGCTGCTGTAAGGGAAGCAAAAGAAGAAACATCTCTTGATATTACTCTTTTGGAGCAGTTTCATACCTATTCATCGCCTGATCGTGATCCAAGACACCACTCGGTAACCACTGTCTATATTGCAAAAGCATCAGGAATACCAAAAGCTGAAGATGATGCAAAAAACATAGATATTTTTAAAAAAGAATCCCTGCCGGTTTCTATTGCCTTTGACCATGCAAAAATTATTAATGATTATTTTAGTTATAAAAAAAAATAA
- a CDS encoding tetratricopeptide repeat protein, whose amino-acid sequence MKKYILNVFVIIIVLSVCFPVQAQDKTDGQNYYNSGAASFNAGKYLEAEKKLKSAIAVSPDNPEFNKLLAMIYLKMENYDMALQYFQIVQKLKPGTEKLTYFLGRSYYGKSNYAAASNLFARAVKKDPFDSSSQYYLSLSLCKQERCSEAVKTIDESNSAIRKKDILNSGYLNAGMCYLKKWEFDNALEKFKYVENNAENKQLVQNAEKLLELTNKQKQILLKPYNIFLKLSSRYDDNVTLESDEQEAASEESDFVAIALVSGSYKFVNKKNYQIGAGYTYYGTWYSDLSQYDLSANILTGFAKYKLDNFSFTFDYIPSKYHLDSESYLTRHQLKPGLTWNINQYLRTGLTYSYYSNDYSDNDDKDGHINEISANIYYSLPRQTGLVFAGLGYEDMTASAAHEYYEQIKANLGVSFRLPWELNLGIQGKFYKRDYDEINPANPVEKDYKKYSGNISCSRKIYYEWLKGSLDYDYTKKDSDTSTEEYNKNMFTFSLMASF is encoded by the coding sequence GTGAAAAAATATATTTTAAATGTATTTGTAATAATTATTGTATTGTCAGTCTGTTTTCCAGTCCAGGCTCAAGATAAAACAGATGGACAAAATTATTATAATTCAGGTGCAGCAAGTTTTAATGCAGGGAAATATCTTGAAGCAGAAAAAAAATTAAAATCAGCAATTGCAGTATCGCCTGACAATCCTGAATTTAATAAACTGCTGGCAATGATATATTTAAAAATGGAAAATTATGACATGGCTTTGCAATATTTTCAAATAGTTCAGAAATTAAAGCCAGGTACAGAAAAATTGACATATTTTCTTGGACGTTCATATTATGGAAAATCTAATTATGCAGCAGCATCAAATCTTTTTGCCAGGGCTGTAAAAAAAGACCCTTTTGATTCAAGCAGTCAATATTATTTAAGCTTAAGCCTTTGCAAGCAGGAAAGATGCAGCGAAGCTGTAAAAACTATTGATGAATCAAACTCTGCCATAAGGAAAAAGGATATTTTAAACAGCGGTTATCTTAATGCTGGAATGTGTTATTTAAAAAAATGGGAATTTGATAACGCACTGGAAAAATTCAAGTATGTTGAAAATAATGCTGAAAATAAACAACTTGTACAAAATGCTGAAAAACTTTTGGAATTAACTAACAAACAAAAGCAAATCCTTTTAAAACCATATAATATTTTTTTAAAACTAAGTTCCAGGTATGATGATAATGTAACCCTTGAATCTGATGAACAAGAAGCAGCATCAGAAGAAAGTGATTTTGTTGCCATTGCTCTTGTTTCAGGCTCTTATAAATTTGTTAATAAAAAAAATTATCAGATAGGTGCAGGTTACACCTATTATGGAACATGGTATTCAGATCTCAGTCAGTATGATCTTTCAGCAAATATATTAACTGGTTTTGCAAAATACAAGCTTGATAATTTTTCATTTACTTTTGATTATATACCTTCAAAATATCATCTTGATTCAGAAAGCTATCTTACACGGCATCAATTAAAACCAGGTTTAACCTGGAATATTAACCAGTACCTGAGAACCGGCCTGACTTACAGTTATTACAGCAATGATTATTCTGACAATGATGATAAAGACGGACATATAAATGAAATATCTGCCAATATTTATTATTCCCTGCCCCGGCAGACAGGGCTTGTTTTTGCCGGTCTTGGATATGAAGATATGACAGCTTCTGCTGCACATGAGTATTATGAACAGATTAAAGCAAATCTTGGTGTATCTTTTAGACTTCCCTGGGAACTTAATCTTGGGATTCAAGGGAAATTTTATAAAAGAGATTATGATGAGATTAATCCTGCAAATCCTGTTGAAAAAGATTATAAAAAATATTCAGGAAATATATCTTGTTCCAGAAAGATTTATTATGAATGGCTGAAAGGTTCTCTTGATTATGATTACACTAAAAAAGATTCTGATACCAGCACTGAAGAATACAATAAAAACATGTTTACATTTTCATTAATGGCAAGTTTCTAA